The Thermodesulfovibrionales bacterium nucleotide sequence GAATTAGGGATGAAGAAGACTGAAGGGATCGTCATTACGAACGTCGAACCGAACAGTACGGCGGTAGAAGCCGGAATCCAGAGGGGGGATGTCATCCTCGAGGTGAACCGCCAGACGGTAAATACCCTGAAGGATTTTGATGACGCCGTACAAAAGGCAGGAAAGGCGATCCTCTTCCTCCTCTACAGAAGCGGTGCCACTTTTTATGTAAGCCTCCAGATCGCCGACCAGAAATAGCGTACCAGAAGGCGATACGTGATATTCTCTTCAATGGGGGACGTCGGAGAAGACCTTCGACGTCCTCCATTTGCTTTCTCAGGCCTTCTCGCATTTCTTTCGGTAAGGCGAATGGTCGGAATTGTGGCCCGTTATGTATCGTCTCCTCTGTCCGCTCATCCGATATCCGTTTACCATGGATTGAGATGTCAAGGGTCATCCTAAAGAATGCGTCTTACGAGTACGAAATTCTGAGGTCGAGGATTTTTGAGATCCTAGACGGCCTCGGGGATGAGAGGATAGGGAAGGGCGGGACTGTCCTCATCAAACCAAACCTGCTCGCCCCTGCTCCGCCCGATAAGGCGATGCTCACGCATCCCCTCGTTATTAGGGCTACTGTTGAATACGTGCTCGAGAAGGGCGCCAAGGCGCGGATTTCGGATAGTCCGGCCATCGGCTCTTTCGAAAAGGTATTGAGAGAGAGCGGAATCAGGGAGACCCTGAGGGGCCTAGAAGTGGAATACCGGGAATTCAGACTCTCAGAAACTGTCGCTATCGGTGCGCCCTTCAAAAGCATAGAGATTGCGCGGGACGCCCTGAGAGCCGATACCCTCATAAATCTCCCGAAACTCAAGACGCACACCCAGATGCTCCTTACCCTTGGGGTAAAGAACCTCTTCGGCTGCATCGTGGGCTTCAGGAAGCCAGAATGGCATTTCAGAACAGGAGTCGATCGAGAGATGTTTGCGAAGCTGCTCGTTCAGATCAATGACATTCTAAGACCCCCTATTACCATTCTCGACGGCATAGTTGCCATGGAGGGCCAGGGACCGGGAAGGGGCGGAACGCCGACGGATTTAGGAGTTCTCATCGGCAGCGATAGCGCCGTTTCTCTGGATATTACGGTCTGTGAAATGCTCCGCATCGATCCTGACAGATTGCCGACGAATAAGGCCGCTCGGGAGATGGGGCTGGCTGACGACAGAATCGAGAGGGAGGGAGACCTCCCGGAGGTCAGGGGATTCAAACTGCCCGAGATAACTCCGCTCGTTTTCGGCCCCCGGAGGCTGCACGGCATCATGAGGAGACATCTCGTTCAGAGACCGGTGTCCGATAAGGCACTCTGCAGGCTATGCGGGGAGTGTTGGAAATACTGTCCGGCCGAAGCGATAACGTCCGATCGAAAGAAGCTCAGATTTGATTATGAGAAATGCATCCGATGCTATTGCTGTATAGAGGTCTGCCCCCATGCCGCCCTCAGAGCGGTCGAGACGCTGCCGGGAAAAATAGTAAGAAAGATGGTGAAGCGGTAAAGGGTTACACCTCGACCAATTTTCGTTCGTGGGTGAAGAAAAGGTAAGCCCGCGTCCGAAGGTTGAAGAGGTTTTCTACCGCCTGCCGGTAGATATTCATCTGGAACGAGTAATGCTCTCGCAACCCCGGTATTTCCGCATCCTTGACGGGATAGGTCTTATAATCGTAGAGAAGTGCGGCCGCACCTCTGATAATAACCCGGTCGATCCGGCCCCGGTAGATCGTGTCGTCTCTTTCGAGAATAAAGGGCAGCTCCGCGAAGGATTGGTCCCGCGGGAGGATGATCTCCCTGAGATAGCCCGAGACATCAAGTTTCCGGATATCGGAAAGGATGATCTCCTTCATGGCACCAAGCGCTCCATCCGACATCGTCTCGCTTCTCAGGATGTCGAGTATCTTGGTCTCTACACTGCCCATATCGACTGCTCCTTTTGAGATGCCCTCAAAGAGCCGGTGGAAGGAACGGCCGAGAATGACCCAGTCTTCGCCGTGTTTCCGTCTCACGGAATCGACCTCCTCAGTGACATCGAGCCAGAGAGAAGAAGGCTTATAGTCCAGGGGGTTAATGAAGACCGTTTCACGCTCTATCGATGATTCGGGCGCGACGCCGTGAGGGCTACGATATACTGACGGTGAAGGCGACATCGCAAGGTCTTTGGCGGTAACCCTGGTTATTGTAAAAAGCTCGGTCTTCGGATCCCTCTCGTCCGGAGCGAGATGAAAGGCATCCGCCAGGTAGGAGAGCTTTCCGGAGAATCTTTCCTTCCTGACGACCCCTGACATGCAGAGGTAGTCCATCGCCCGCGTGGCCGCGACATAGAAGAGCCTCTTTTCCTCCTCGAGAGTCTTCTCCCGCTCTTTCCGGAAGAGGGGTAATGTCTTTCGTATCTCGGAATCATCCTCGTATCCGATAACGATCCTGTCCCCGTCCTCGTCCATGACGATGGAATTGCCGACCCGGGCCTTGTTTTCCTCGTCGAGACAGGGAAGAAATACCATGGGGAACTGGAGACCCTTCGATGCGTGTATGGTCATGAGTCGCACCGCGTTCATCCCTTCCGTAGTGACATTTGCCTTCGGTTCATCAGCACGTGTTGAAGCCCTCATGATCTTTTCTCTGATCTCGAGGCCTGTGAACCCCTTCGATTCAAACTCTTCAATGAGACTGATGAATTTCTTCACGTTCCGGTATCGCTGCTTTTCATGGAAACATCCCCAAACCCCGGAATCGGCGAGGATCTCTTCGAGAACCATTGCATAGGGGATCTCCCGAGCTTTTTTGAGCCACCGGTTCAGCGAACCGAATATCTCCCGGAGTCTTTCTTCCCCTGCGTCCGGCCCTTCATTCCAGAGGCTTGTCTGAAGGGGGACTTCCGATCCGCCCTTTCGCGATCGTGAATCAAGAGCGGCATAGACTCTGCTGAGCGGGAGATTGCCCGGGACCGTATCCTTTATGAGTTCGACGAGTGAGCCGTAATCCACTCCGAAGAGAGGAGACCTG carries:
- a CDS encoding DUF362 domain-containing protein — protein: MSRVILKNASYEYEILRSRIFEILDGLGDERIGKGGTVLIKPNLLAPAPPDKAMLTHPLVIRATVEYVLEKGAKARISDSPAIGSFEKVLRESGIRETLRGLEVEYREFRLSETVAIGAPFKSIEIARDALRADTLINLPKLKTHTQMLLTLGVKNLFGCIVGFRKPEWHFRTGVDREMFAKLLVQINDILRPPITILDGIVAMEGQGPGRGGTPTDLGVLIGSDSAVSLDITVCEMLRIDPDRLPTNKAAREMGLADDRIEREGDLPEVRGFKLPEITPLVFGPRRLHGIMRRHLVQRPVSDKALCRLCGECWKYCPAEAITSDRKKLRFDYEKCIRCYCCIEVCPHAALRAVETLPGKIVRKMVKR
- a CDS encoding 3'-5' exonuclease is translated as QGRYRIFDGSLQRACGYGDMAVLLRSRTHLTSFEDALRRADIPFVVVKGIGFYNTPEIAILKDLLFFLIDSADDYSLFNVLRSPLFGVDYGSLVELIKDTVPGNLPLSRVYAALDSRSRKGGSEVPLQTSLWNEGPDAGEERLREIFGSLNRWLKKAREIPYAMVLEEILADSGVWGCFHEKQRYRNVKKFISLIEEFESKGFTGLEIREKIMRASTRADEPKANVTTEGMNAVRLMTIHASKGLQFPMVFLPCLDEENKARVGNSIVMDEDGDRIVIGYEDDSEIRKTLPLFRKEREKTLEEEKRLFYVAATRAMDYLCMSGVVRKERFSGKLSYLADAFHLAPDERDPKTELFTITRVTAKDLAMSPSPSVYRSPHGVAPESSIERETVFINPLDYKPSSLWLDVTEEVDSVRRKHGEDWVILGRSFHRLFEGISKGAVDMGSVETKILDILRSETMSDGALGAMKEIILSDIRKLDVSGYLREIILPRDQSFAELPFILERDDTIYRGRIDRVIIRGAAALLYDYKTYPVKDAEIPGLREHYSFQMNIYRQAVENLFNLRTRAYLFFTHERKLVEV